Below is a genomic region from Pleuronectes platessa chromosome 5, fPlePla1.1, whole genome shotgun sequence.
GGAGGATCTTTGTGTTTGCGATGTATCGTCactctgatgttttctttcataTCATTTCATTATTAACTCTCAGTCTCTGCGATTCCAGTAAATAGACAATCCAGCATTTGGGCTGATGTGAAGCTCTAATTACTCATCATGAAATATTCAGCTCCTCAATCAATCGCAGCGCTGCAGTGACAGGTAACTGAACCCGCTCAGAGAGGAAAGAACGACAGGTTTGTGCATTAAAATCCTCACAAACTGATCTGAGGCAGAACAGGTTCAACTGGGCTGAAAACAGGATTAAAAACAAGCTGTTGTATGGAAATATAAGATATGGTATCGAACAGGGACACAACCGAAATGACTAGATAGCATTAAAAATGCAGATTAGATGCCAAAGTGCCCAGAGGACCTGAGTGGAAGCTCCACTGGGATCCcagtatctctctctcctcacagtaTGAATTCACCTGGGAGAGTCGGCTTACACAAATCGAGGCTGAGCAAAGAAGCTGATTGGCTGTGGGAGACGTCCAGAGGCGGACTCACTGCTCATCGCTTGTTTCTATCCTACATGTTCAGTGCAAATCCATCCCCCTGCTCTAAGAATCCTGTGCTCAGTGTTCACACCAGTGAGAAGCAACACGGCCCGAAACTCGGCTGGTGACTAATTCACAGGATGTGAGGGCGGACAGAGAACAGGCACATCTTGTTTTGCCTCTGCAATAAAGTGTTTCTTGATTATACCTTCTGAATGTACAATTCTCATATCGTCTATCTTCTAATTCTTAATTTGAACAAGCTTTTTCTTCAATTAAACCATCTGTAAATACTGGGAAGAGTCAAATTCAGGCAGGATATGGAAGGAATAAcatggtttgttgttttttctttttgtaaaactaCCGTTTTTTATAATCAAATTGAAAGTGACAAGAAATCTAAAGTCTTTAGAACACCAATGGGCTGATAAGGGAAATTCCTATTATAGGCTATTTCAGGCgacaaaaactgtttaactAAACTCGCGATGCAATGAGTTAATACGTTTTATgttattaaataaaagaaactctaaattttctttaattttctcaaacTTTCTACAGTACTATCTTCTGAAACCTGACAGACTGACAGCGGGGGTCACCATGAACTGCAGTGAGTTGAAAAGCTGTTGTACAGTGAAGTTAAAAAGCCTTCACATTGTTACACCTCAcagtttttaaatcagatttccTCTTGAGAAGATgaactgaaaataaatgaataaatgtccCTCTCAGTCTCCAGAGACTTCTCAGACACTCTGAAGACTTTTCTTCCAGCGGGGATGAGACTGATCCACAGGAAAAGAGGCTTAATATTTATAACACCCCACAGAGAAAGTTGAGCTGCTGCAACGACCGTGAAGTCTGACTTGGAACTGGGACGCAGAGCTTAACTATGAATCATAAAGTGAATATGAGGTAGCAGCTACACCAACGTCTGAAAAGAAGGATCAAGGTGACATTGAAATAGTTTGTTCTTTTCTGACCAACAATTCAAAGCCCCCAAAAAAATTGGAATAAACGTAAATTATCAAATAGTAGGATCTGGAAACAATTAATGTTTGATAAGTTTACTTCATGGACGGCcttaaaaaacactgaaatccGGTTGGTACTTCTAACAAAATAAATCGTGGAATTCAAGAGGAAAACACACTGAAGAGCCAAACACAACAGATTCCACGTAACCTTTGAATCTTGTCCCGAAACAACTccacacaacaacagaaacacaaacatgatgtCTGCTCCCACGGAGTTAACTGGGCAGATAAATCCCATGTGTCACATCTTACTGGGGCGCATCACCAGTACATGTGGTTGCAGTCAAAACATATGGGCGCATGCTGTGTCATGGATATACTGACTGAGTGTTAGTCACCCATCTATTCAACCTCAGCATCGGCAGAACACAGAAGATATTCAACTGGCTTGTAAATTCAACAACAGCTCCACggacaggccaaacaaacacaatgagaTACAGACACTTACAGGATGGCAGCCTATCATCTTGAGCTGTGGTTGTTCTCTGAAGAATCTGAGTTAAAAAAGGTATAAAATAACCGAGTAACGTGAGCATCTGAGCctctctgaggggggggggggatgctccAGCGGAAAGAAAGAGACCATCATCTGCCCGGACAAAGTGTGAAGAGGAGATTCACAGGCAAGAGAGAGGCGGTTACAAACAGCTGGCGTACAAACAGCTGCACATAGTATCCTGTCTTACACACCACACCCTGACTCTCTGTCTTCAGCAccacttttttcattttgaggATTATAAATAGGGAAGGGAGGACTGTCACAGACATGTGAAGGACCCTGTGTGAGACAGCTGCTGCTTTTCCTCTATTTCTTTCCCTCCAGTCTGAGGATCCTGTCTGCACCAGCGGCTCCAAGAATTCTCTGACTCCAGCAGGTTCGGGAGAGGAGAGTAAAAGTAGCGAGAGGCAGCAGTCAGCTGTCGATGAGGGGAACAAATGTGGGGACACTTgagcagaggaggacggagctAACCCGTCCTCGTGTCCTCCAATCGGCGCAGTCAGAGGTCAGACACTTCTGCTTGTGCACTGGATTATAAAACATGAATAGAGAGCTGATTTAGATTCTCTTACCAGAACATGTGGTCGctgtgacattgacctttgaccttcacctACCACAATCTAATCGAATCACCCTTAAGTCCGAGATGAAGTCTGCaacaaatttgaagacattctcTCACGGGTGTTCCTGAGATGTTGCATTCACAAGACCAAAAACGTGGGCTTTTTAACATCACTGATGATcttaacctctgacctctgacctctgaccaccaAATTCAAATCAGTTCCTCCAAGTTAATGTTCATACCAAATTTTAAATGGTTCCCTGGAGATATTCTTGAGAACGCTGCTCGTACTGAAACTCACTGAAACGTTTCCTCTGCGATGAATAAGAGAACAAGTCGTAAACCGACAACTTCTTATCTTGTGACGACACGTTTCCAAACGtcctcatcacacacagacagaagcagctCAGCTACACTGTGTGCTTCGCTGCCATCGATTTCCTCTGAGTGGAAGCCTGCAGGAAGTTgatgagcgggggggggagagaagaatGCTGCAGTTTGCAAACtcaggagaggcagagagagagagagagagagagagagagagagagagagagagagagagagagagagagaggagggagactttAGCGTTTCTTCCTCAGAGCCTCTGTTGTGCAGCAgctttctcccccccctcccctcccccccttcgATGAGTTAATGAAAAAAGAAACCAGCGGCTGTTCCTATAGTAACCGAGGAGAGCAGCGGGAGCCAGAACTGCTGGTGAACTTCTGAGGACGAGAAGACGTGATGCAACTAAAGTGTGAAATGTCCTTTTGTCTCACGTCTATTTTCGTCTTTTAGCCGCTCACGCTTTAAGCTGAAGGCGGCTGGCGACCCGTGTAAAACAGATTCATACAGAGAGATGGGGACTCACGCTGGGAGGGTCGACTGGGATCGCTGTCGTTGGACTGGTTGCTGGAGGCAGACGAGACACTGGAGCTGCGGACGAAGCCGAAGGAGGCCAGACGGGCAGGTGGCAGGGCGGAGAAGCCCGGAGGACGGAGACCAGACTGTCCCGGTTTGAGAGGGACACTCTTAGGGGCTGGATCTGTGCTCTTGTGATCTCCTGGAGGTGCACGGAGGAAATGAGAATTATAAGACTCACTGAGAACGATATTGAAAAGAAATATGCTGGCGAAACATTTCCATTACAAGACTGACACTGGGATCTGCAGTCCCAGTCTGAGTTGCATCTGCTCCGATGAATAAAAAAGGGATTTATGTCACTTCACTAATCTCACTAATCTCTAATCTCCCTATTACCGATAACTGACCTCTGTCAACCTTCTTTCAGTGATGAAACTGAACTCAGATCAGTAAGACAGCAGGGCTGGGGGATGATTTGTGATGTGAGTGGGTAGAGATATGCAGAGCAAGTTGttcgaatgtgtgtgtgtgtgtgtgtgtgtgtgtgtgtgtcacatgcttTGCACTTCAAAGAGTTGAGGTGCCAAGGTGCCTCATCCATAGTCATGGGAAAAGAAACGGAGGCAAAAATCGACTTCTCTGCATCTCGACAACCAGAGGACGAGATGTGCAGAGAATACACAACgctgcagacagaggaggaatctctgtccctctcttttCTAAATGGTTCAAAACCAGAATGTTCTTTACAACGTAAGCATATAAATAAGAAGCTTATGTCTTATGATGTTATATATAAGATCTCCAAAAAAAAATCCTCGTGTTCTGATACTCCTGATTTTAAATGAGAGTAAATCTAATCGGGTCACCATCTCACCTGCAGAGTCCTGGGGGggtgctgacctctgacctgtctgcTGAGCTCTTGTCTTGGCTGCAGGCTGCCTGCTGACCGCCCCTAACCCCAGCTGAGGTTTCAGGGCTCTGGGGGACCGGTACACAACGCCGCCCTCGTGAGAAACCTGCTGGTAAAGTGGATTTTTTAAGAAGAGTCAGAAATTGTGAATCCTTCTACATTTGAGAGTTCGAATCACTTTCATACATGTCATCTTCTAGAGCCTGAACATAGATCTTCAGTAGCCACTGCACATCTCAGTAAAACATTTCCAATACATAAATATTAtcctttatatattatatatatatatatatatatttaaaaaaggagatgttgttatcaaacccaTAGAAATGCTTGAGAATTTAACCATAatctttattgtaaataaaaccaaatatatagaacctTTATGTTAAAGGTAAATATAACTGCACGTCTTTTCTGCAATGTTTATTCTGTATAATAAACATTTTTCATATCAGCAAACGTAGACTCTGAAACTAATATGTCTCAAATCAGATGAATTATATCGGCCAATCAGTAAATCAGGTGTCTCTCTATAAAACCAAGTTAATGCTTCTTCCAGAGTTTGAATCATTAAAGGCCACAAGCAATTGAAGCTATCGTCTCTTGGCTTCAACCATTAATGACATCTGATTGTGGTTTGTGAATATGTCAAATCCAAAGTCTCACCTCTTGGAGATATTTCTCTTCCTCGTGAAAGCTGCCCGACTTCCTGCTCAGCCTCGGGGGGTTGGTGCCGCTCGCCCCAGTCAGGGCCACGCCCGGAGGATAAAGCCCCGCCTTCTGCATCTCCTGCCGGTACTTGTCAAACAGCAGGTTGGAGGAACACAGCACCGGTGTGGATTTAGGTTGAGGTGTAACCTTCTGAGCTTTATGAGCCGGTGGACTGGAGAAGGAGGATCTCAGTGGGGGTGCAGAAGCTTCATTTGGGGCCTCTGTGACCTGGGGTTTGGTTTGAGGGTTCGCCCGAACATAGGTGATGATTTTCGGTCGCacgtttttagttttctggGGAGAAGAAGACCTCCTGGGTTCGGCTTCTTTGTGCTGAGGAGGGACGACCGGTTTGGGGATGCCACTGCTCATCTTTCCTGGCGGCTTGACCGTGTGACCGAACCCTCTCTGTGGGGAGTCGCTGCGCTCCGAGCTCAGCGGCCTGATGCCCGGGACCTTGGCTGGAGAGACAGGCGGTCGTCTCTTGGGCGAACTGGTGATGACCTTCGGGGGCGGTGGCGTTGCCGATCGACTGGGGCTTCCCCATGGCTTCCTCCGCTCCAGACTGGCGGAGCTGGAGGGGATGCTGTGCTCGAACGAGCCCTGCTTCTTTAACGTGTTCTCAAATGACGGCTGCTTTTTAAAACTCCTGTCGAAAGAGTTCTGTTTCCTCATGGAGTTATCAAACGATCCTTGTTTCTTCAGGGCTTTGGAAGGACTTGATGACAGATTCTCCTTTGCAGCCTGGGAGGGGCTCGCATCAGGGGCCTCGTCGGCTTGTGTGCTTTTAtccattttcctgttgtgttcttcatgtgtgttttttgtagtTGGCAAAGCCTTGTGCTTATTTCTCCCTTGATCACAATCGTCCTCTGTTGTATCTCTCTGGTTATTGTTCCTCCTGTGCTCATCGATGGCGTCCCCGCACGCAACGCCTCCATTTCTCACTTGTGCCTTCAAAGCAACGTCCTCCGAGTGAAGCGCTGAATTCAGATTAATGTCCACGTCTCTCTGGTGTGTTGTGCTTTTACTGGAGGAGCGGGAGGGGGGGTCGGCCCTGCCTGGCTCGGAGACAGTGATGCAGGCCTGGGAAGTCAGGTCCTCCGAGGTGGTCGAGTAAGGACCGGCGGCGGCAAGGTGCCACGAGTCGGTCGTATGGGACCTGCCGGCGGTGGCAGTGCTGGACATGTTGGACTGACAGGACACAAAGACGTCAGTGTCAGAGCTCAGCTCAGTCCTGGAGGCCTCTCTGCTCTCGGACACATGAGAAGCAGTGGACTCCTGCTCGCTGGCAGAACGCAGGAAGGCCTTCCTCTCTTCCTTGCCCTTATTATCCGCTGCTACTGACGAATTCCCCGGAGGCGTCTTCCGCTCCGCAAGCCCCACGAAGTCCTCTCCGTCCTCAACCTGGTAGGTCTCCAGCTCCTGACCCTCCAGCCTCTCGAACTCAGCCAGCTCGGGGTCTTCACACTGGGCGTCCTTGCCCAGGATGACGACTTGGCCTCGCCGTGCCGTTCCACTCACCGGCCCTGACTGAGTCCCGCCCTCCTCTGCCCGGATGTCATTAGCGTTGGCATCACCATCGCCCAGCACGCCCCCCCGCTGGTTGTTGTTCCTCCGCTCCCCCCCGCTGAAGGGCTCTCCACGATCGCACATTTTTGGAAACACTTCTGAGTTCTTAAGTGCCCTCGAgagcactttaaaaaaagagagcaaTCATTCCTGGCATCAGTTATGAAGCAGTCCACCCTGACATCCCATCAAGAGGTCGTGGCggcacagcagcaggaggcaggaagggGTTTTCACATTTCTCTCCAGTCGGTCTGAAATCAGAACGTTGAATATCGTGCCTCGTGTAGAAGATGGAGCTTCATGACATCTGGGCTCCGGATCCTGAAGAGAAAAGAcaccaaaagaaaaaacattttaaattacttCATGAAAACATATTCAACACCTGAGCTTTGATCTGTCACAATAAATGGTACAAGAAAAATGCATGAATTAATTTTACCCTATCTTTTTAGAGTGTGAACTGTTATCAGGGGGCCCAGCGGTTCTAACACAGAACTGTTTTCTTATCTGTTGTGCCCTGATTTGTCAATTTGAAGGTTAAATAAATGGCTTTTTACTcatctgaaatgtattatatgccATATAACTGAGTTCTATATTTAACTATAATATACTCTATAAGGAAGGGCGGCATAGAGATGCACTGACAGCAAGAAGGTCTGTGGTTTGAATCCCAATTCGGCCAGGGCCTGTCTGTAtgggtttgcatgttctccttatGTTTGTGTGGGTTATCTCCaggtcctgcagcttcctcccacagactAAATAATCTATGTACACCGGGGTTAGGTTAACTGGAGACTCTGTAGATGTGAACGGTTGCTCTGGGGCCTTTATGTCGATATACTACATCATTCCTGGTACCGCCTTTCACCCAATGTCCACTGGGAACGACTCCAGACCCCCCGTGACCTTTAAAGAATAAGCTGTGTAGAAAATGGACACATGGATACTCCGGTGTAGGGAATACATCACTGTGAGCAATGTAGGGAATATTTACAAATGCATGATCCTTCTACTTCTGTCATCTCAAATCTGGTCATAGTTTCAGTACACAAGCAGGTTTGTTGATAAAAGAACATTCAAATTCTGCAGCAATGGGTTTTGTTCTGCTCGTAAACACATGAAACGTAACCGATCCCAGTACATACACAGTCCCAGTTTGACTTGAAGAGCAGCGCCtgtttgttgtctttgtctctaGAGGTTTGTGGCcagaaaacaacacactgtgttgtgtggttGTTCACTCCTCCCTCTGGTGTTCCACCTGCATTCTAAgcgtttaataaaataaaaaaaagactgttTTATGTGTCGGGAATCTCCAACAACAAAAGATGCTGTTTGCTCAACATCACGTGATCCCTGCAtcacagcagaggaagaggaagttgtCAGAGTTTAAATGACAGGAATGTTTAAATGTGTCATCGCCTCGTGGGACTGACTTGTCAAACTGAGTTTTGTTCTTTGTGCATTTTGCTCAAGAGCTTTATATTTATCTATTAGTGGCTCCTAAAGGTTTTTCCACATGATACCTGCAGTTGTGAGATGTAGCAAAGTATATTTACTTCATTACTGAATATTTGCAGATACTTTTCCCTCTTACTCCACTAAAACATGCTGAAatggtttttatatttttagaaGTAGTCAATAACAAGAGGGGAATTGGTccattgatccaatcagagcgagCAGGTAACATTAGGCCCCGCCTCCTGCCATCCACCACCGGGACTCAGACATAATGATGCGGAAGGttttactttaactttaacttttaatacTTATATTAGTTTTAAAAAGTCGATGTAAAAGCAAGtatttacttttactcaagtagaaacaTTAATGTGGTACTGGCCTGGAGGCCCATTCTGAAATTGGAAGAAAGCAGCAGTGGTGGACTCCTCAGCCACAGGCACAGATAAAAAGATGTCTGCTGCTGACACTGACCTTCCTCAGTGGACTCAGTGGAACAGAGAACCTGACAGACTCTCTGATCTCGGGCTATTTCTCACCTTCACATTAACTCCCCACCTTGTCACAGTTTGTCATTACTCAGCTCAGCGTGTCAGGTTCAGCCTGGTGCCTTGAATTAAAGTCAGGTCTCTGTGTTTCATTGTATTTTGTCCACCAAGCAGTGAAACTTGACCCCATTCACTAGCAATTTGTGTAACAATACTATTTTTGCTTATCATCACATTAATATATTATCATGTGCAATATTTCCAATAGCATGTGAAATATTTTATGTAATTAAATTTCAATGTCATATTACCTACtactttattatttcatttctaCTTTCCACCACCGTAGTTAATTAGTACTTTCTCTCTATACACtcaattctattttattttcattgctcCTTTAGAATCATGAGAAATAGATTTGACTCCAGGTACCCAGGGAGATGTTTGTCATCTGGAACAAGTGGAAGAGTGAAAATAAACCTGTTTCAAAGAGCTCCGGGCGATGGAAGTGAATTCTCTGTTTGTACCTGTTAAACCCGGCAGATGATTTGCATCAAACCCACAGGTTtagaatgaggaggaggaataaaGCTTATAAATAATTCAGTCTCCTCAGTCGAATGTACAGTTCCAGCTCATCTCATTACATTCTGTTTTCATCCAATCACAGCCTGACGAGCTCGCCCTGAGCCAATCACCTTCGAGCAATCAgagtttaaaagtttaaaatgtctCCTCTAGCTCCCGTCAGTTTAATACAGCAAGAACGTGACCCACTTCCATCGCTGCATCACCTCAACTCTCCAatttactcccttttttctCTGCAAGTTTCCCCGGATTGAAATACCACCAGATAGGCCTTAATGTAAAATATACATCACATTTCCTGACCCTTTGATTTCTGCAAGTACATGTAACAGAAAAACTGCAGAGACGTTCCAGAGACTCGTGTCTGTTTGCAGCCCAGGAGACCACGCCACACTAAAACGCTGCCTCAGCACCTGCACTGCAGAACACAGGCCGATGAATCAGattccctacacacacacacacacacacacacacacacacacacacacacacacacacacaccatcaggtCCCTATCGGTGCTCTATGATTAAGACACTAACTTCCATCTCGGCAACCAAACAACCGCCACAGCTCTCGTAAAGACTCCTACATGAGAGATGACATGTTGGATTAATGAAGGCTGGGATCTGGAAGCAGgattgtttctgctgctgtggagcctTGATTGTTTCTCCTTCACCTTAGATTGAATCCTGACTCAAAAATCAATGCAGCTCATAGCACAGCACACACGCAGCAGAACTTCATAATGTGACATTCATCAGCACAGCAATGGAATGATGGATGTGACTCGCTTGTTATTAAATTTGTTCGTATACGTAAAGTTTGAATCCAGAGATAATGATGATAGCaagctttatttatttgtttatgattaaataaataagaggTGAACATACAAGAGGACtaaatatggattttttttttatcgggaATTCACCACAAATAGAGCAACAAACTAAAACTAACATCTTTAATATAAATGCAACAATTCTT
It encodes:
- the mtus2b gene encoding microtubule-associated tumor suppressor candidate 2 homolog, translating into MCDRGEPFSGGERRNNNQRGGVLGDGDANANDIRAEEGGTQSGPVSGTARRGQVVILGKDAQCEDPELAEFERLEGQELETYQVEDGEDFVGLAERKTPPGNSSVAADNKGKEERKAFLRSASEQESTASHVSESREASRTELSSDTDVFVSCQSNMSSTATAGRSHTTDSWHLAAAGPYSTTSEDLTSQACITVSEPGRADPPSRSSSKSTTHQRDVDINLNSALHSEDVALKAQVRNGGVACGDAIDEHRRNNNQRDTTEDDCDQGRNKHKALPTTKNTHEEHNRKMDKSTQADEAPDASPSQAAKENLSSSPSKALKKQGSFDNSMRKQNSFDRSFKKQPSFENTLKKQGSFEHSIPSSSASLERRKPWGSPSRSATPPPPKVITSSPKRRPPVSPAKVPGIRPLSSERSDSPQRGFGHTVKPPGKMSSGIPKPVVPPQHKEAEPRRSSSPQKTKNVRPKIITYVRANPQTKPQVTEAPNEASAPPLRSSFSSPPAHKAQKVTPQPKSTPVLCSSNLLFDKYRQEMQKAGLYPPGVALTGASGTNPPRLSRKSGSFHEEEKYLQEQVSHEGGVVYRSPRALKPQLGLGAVSRQPAAKTRAQQTGQRSAPPQDSAGDHKSTDPAPKSVPLKPGQSGLRPPGFSALPPARLASFGFVRSSSVSSASSNQSNDSDPSRPSQHPSSGSDETQSHKQPPGETPHGPSRAHPPNAPSLQRRSLPPQRSSPMASRREMSKDTDAVMPPKSSPKRLAVVSPKPQSPARGPTAAVHGSVRTDRAQELDRALIQQLRERCEQQALQLLSLQAQLKKASLCLDVFSITTQHFCQKSERAIVKERELSQELARIRDEVAFSVAHWEQLQREKEELERRFEAELQGLRAQQQRELGALEERLKAKHLAEARSLKALQRDELDDLRIQQHEQIEEMSENHEASLVEMETAHNDTLTTLQEEHARTVKNLKMAHEQQRKSLDEDFQKIRLSLQDQVDTLTFQNRSLRDRAKRFEEALRKSTDEQILDALAPYKHIEEDLKSLKDVLEMKNQQIHQQDLKITELEIIAEKNVYLEERLQVLQQQNEDLKERIDKTLVVSRQLSQDNANLQVNVEKESNEKKRLSRNNEELLWRLQTGDLSPRMSPSSSPIHRPSPGPGSAARPHSYHQ